The Pollutimonas sp. M17 sequence TGGCAGGCGGCGGTGGACATCAACCTGACCGGCGCCTTCCTGTGCACCCAGGGCGCTTTTCGCCTGATGAAGGAACAACAGCCGCGCGGCGGACGCATCATCAACAATGGTTCGATCTCGGCCCATGCGCCGCGTCCCCACGCCGTGTCGTACACCGCGACCAAGCATGCCATCACCGGCCTGACCAAGGCCACGTCGCTGGACGGCCGCCGGTACGACATCGCCTGCGGCCAGATCGATATCGGCAACGCCGCCAGTGAAATGACCGAAGCCATGAGCAGCGGCGTCCTGCAGGCCGACGGGTCGACCCGTCCCGAGCCGGTGATGGATGTCAGGCACGTGGCTGAAGCCGTGCTGTACATGGCCAGCCTGCCGCTGGATGCCAATGTGCAGTTCATGACCGTCATGGCGACCAACATGCCCTTTATCGGCCGCGGCTGACTCCAGCGCGCCGTCCGGTCGATCCGGATACTCTCCGGCCTGAACCGGCCGACGGCGCAGCTGGCGGCTGCATCCGCCGCCAGCGCGCGCGGATGCAGCCCTTCTTTTAATCCAGCAGGCTGGCGTCCCAGGCGTACAGCTTTTGCTCCTGCTCGCCCAGTCCTTCAATGCCCAGGCGCATGACGTCGCCCGGTTTCAGATATACCGGCGGCTTCTGCCCAAGGCCCACGCCCGGCGGCGTGCCGGTGGATATCAGGTCGCCCGGATACAGGGTGGTGAACTGGCTGATGTAATGCACCAGATGGGCCACGTCGAAGATCATGGTCCGGGTGTTGCCGTCCTGGAAACGCTTGCCGTTCACTTCCAGCCACATGCCCAGGTTCTGCGGGTCGGCGACTTCGTCGGCCGTCACCAGCCAGGGGCCGACGGGACCGAAGGTATCGCAACCCTTGCCCTTGTCCCAGGTGCCGCCGCGCTCCATCTGGTACTCGCGCTCGGACACATCGTTCACCACGCAATAGCCGGCGACATAATCCAGGGCCTCGTCCTTGCCCACATAGCGCGCCTTGCGGCCGATGACCACGCCCAGCTCGACTTCCCAGTCGGTCTTGTTCGAACCGCGCGGGATGACGACGGGGTCGTTGGGGCCGGTGGGCGCCGACCATTTGTTGAACAGTATGGGTTCCTTGGGTATGTCCGCCCCCGTTTCAGCCGCATGATCGCTGTAGTTCAGGCCCACGCAGATGAACTTGCCCAGGCCCGCATAGGGAACGCCGAGCCGGCCGGGATTCTCGACCACCGGCAGCGATGCGATATCGGCGCCGGCCAGCGACTTCAGCTGGTCCGGCTGCAAGGTCTGCGCCGTAATATCGGACAGCACGCCCGACAGATCGCGTATCTTGCCGTCCTGATCCAGGCAGCCTGGCTTCTCCTGTCCGATCGGTCCGTAACGTAGTAATTTCATGTAGTGCTCTCTACTCTAGGGGTTAATGGCGTGTCAGTTAGACCAACCGCCGTCGATGATATGCAATGCGCCAGTTGTAAACGATGATTCATCCGACGCCAAGTACAGGGCCAGCGCCGCGATTTCCCGGGTGCCGCCCACGCGGCCCATGGGTTGGCGCGCAAC is a genomic window containing:
- a CDS encoding fumarylacetoacetate hydrolase family protein; translated protein: MKLLRYGPIGQEKPGCLDQDGKIRDLSGVLSDITAQTLQPDQLKSLAGADIASLPVVENPGRLGVPYAGLGKFICVGLNYSDHAAETGADIPKEPILFNKWSAPTGPNDPVVIPRGSNKTDWEVELGVVIGRKARYVGKDEALDYVAGYCVVNDVSEREYQMERGGTWDKGKGCDTFGPVGPWLVTADEVADPQNLGMWLEVNGKRFQDGNTRTMIFDVAHLVHYISQFTTLYPGDLISTGTPPGVGLGQKPPVYLKPGDVMRLGIEGLGEQEQKLYAWDASLLD
- a CDS encoding SDR family oxidoreductase, whose translation is MTTEKFALVTGAGSGIGKSIALALMQNGYSVALAGRRKDPLEATAREGAAYGARSLVAPADISRPEDVDRVFGLIKEQFGRLDLLFNNAGIFARAVSLEELEYEQWQAAVDINLTGAFLCTQGAFRLMKEQQPRGGRIINNGSISAHAPRPHAVSYTATKHAITGLTKATSLDGRRYDIACGQIDIGNAASEMTEAMSSGVLQADGSTRPEPVMDVRHVAEAVLYMASLPLDANVQFMTVMATNMPFIGRG